From the Ferrigenium kumadai genome, one window contains:
- a CDS encoding class I SAM-dependent methyltransferase, translating into MNEISRCEVCGNKDLSLVLDLNLHPMCDDLVPVGDNRVCVEYPIQILYCETCRTAHQKYQVPKHDLFPMTYHYRSRFTADVLKGMQGFVESCENRFGSLKGKKVLDVGCNDGSLLGFFREKGAETIGVEPTGACADAAGQGHAVYNNYLTPDLATAIAAERGLPDLIVFTNVFAHIEDLTSVLESLRRLMSPGTVVVIENHYLGAVLDGNQFDTFYHEHPRTYSYTSFVHIAKSLGVAVSGVEFPSRYGGNIRVFLGPANASAQVVSDEVRAILDREAAFPERFRRMQKNVELWRARKKAEIEGLVRQHGKLAAKAFPGRAAILVKLLGLDADLVSAVYEKPGSMKIGHYLPGTRIPIMSDDDLFSGGDLSKPLLNLAWHISGEIRSYLTARGYTGPIIDIVSPEDFV; encoded by the coding sequence ATGAATGAAATTTCCCGTTGCGAAGTTTGCGGCAATAAGGATCTATCCTTGGTTCTTGATTTGAACCTCCATCCAATGTGTGATGACCTCGTGCCAGTAGGCGACAACCGGGTCTGCGTTGAGTATCCCATCCAAATCTTGTACTGCGAGACCTGTCGTACGGCACACCAGAAATACCAGGTTCCCAAGCACGATCTCTTCCCGATGACTTATCACTACAGGTCTCGCTTTACAGCTGACGTCCTCAAGGGGATGCAAGGCTTTGTGGAGAGCTGCGAAAACAGGTTTGGCAGCCTGAAGGGGAAGAAGGTTCTGGATGTCGGCTGCAATGATGGCAGTCTCTTGGGCTTCTTCCGCGAAAAGGGAGCCGAAACGATCGGAGTGGAACCCACGGGCGCGTGTGCTGATGCAGCAGGGCAGGGACACGCTGTGTACAACAATTATTTGACGCCTGACTTGGCTACTGCCATTGCGGCAGAGCGGGGCTTGCCAGACTTAATCGTCTTCACCAACGTTTTCGCCCACATAGAGGATCTGACCTCGGTATTGGAGTCACTGCGCCGCCTGATGTCTCCGGGTACAGTTGTTGTGATCGAGAACCACTACTTGGGTGCGGTTCTGGACGGAAATCAGTTCGATACTTTCTATCACGAGCATCCTAGGACGTACAGCTACACTTCATTTGTTCATATTGCCAAGTCGCTGGGCGTTGCGGTTTCTGGGGTGGAATTTCCTTCGCGCTACGGCGGTAATATCCGGGTGTTCTTGGGGCCTGCCAATGCCTCGGCGCAGGTGGTGAGCGATGAGGTTCGTGCCATTTTGGATCGGGAGGCCGCTTTCCCCGAACGTTTCCGACGCATGCAGAAGAATGTGGAGTTGTGGCGTGCCCGTAAGAAGGCCGAAATAGAAGGCTTGGTTCGCCAGCACGGAAAGCTTGCCGCCAAGGCTTTCCCCGGTCGCGCGGCTATTCTCGTCAAACTTCTGGGTCTTGATGCTGATCTTGTCTCTGCGGTATACGAGAAACCGGGCTCCATGAAGATCGGTCATTATTTGCCGGGCACACGTATTCCTATCATGTCAGACGACGATCTTTTTTCAGGCGGGGACCTCTCCAAGCCACTGTTGAATCTTGCCTGGCATATTTCCGGCGAGATTCGCAGCTATCTGACGGCTCGGGGATACACCGGTCCGATCATTGACATCGTTAGTCCGGAGGACTTCGTCTGA
- a CDS encoding class I SAM-dependent methyltransferase gives MPKNTTDFNAQKFTYKEVIEEKISFAGKGLDFYTKVKADFIKLVISKHLSDACRPKVLDIGCGHGFIHPMLHSFGYDVTGVEPAEEVLSLAQMSNPENRYCAYDGQVLPFAEASFDVALAICVMHHVAPSQWAQFLAEARRVLRPGGQIIIFEHNPLNPLTSYVVAHNDIDVGAVLLPHRKLADMLRQAGFENVYARSILFTPFAHHAFRRLDERLGWLPFGAQYYATGTVV, from the coding sequence ATGCCAAAAAATACGACAGATTTCAATGCTCAAAAATTCACCTATAAAGAGGTAATTGAAGAAAAAATTAGTTTTGCTGGTAAAGGACTGGATTTCTATACCAAAGTCAAAGCTGATTTTATAAAACTAGTTATTTCAAAACATCTTTCGGATGCATGCAGGCCTAAGGTTTTGGATATCGGTTGTGGGCATGGCTTCATACATCCTATGCTGCATAGTTTTGGATATGATGTAACAGGAGTAGAGCCGGCGGAAGAGGTGCTGTCGCTGGCTCAGATGAGTAACCCAGAAAATCGTTATTGCGCATATGATGGGCAAGTCCTTCCGTTTGCCGAGGCTAGCTTTGATGTGGCGCTGGCCATTTGTGTTATGCACCATGTGGCACCATCGCAATGGGCTCAATTTCTCGCGGAAGCTCGGCGTGTTCTTAGGCCTGGCGGGCAAATAATAATATTCGAGCACAATCCGCTGAATCCATTGACCAGCTACGTTGTGGCGCACAATGACATCGATGTGGGCGCAGTCTTGTTACCCCACCGAAAACTTGCAGATATGCTCAGGCAGGCAGGATTTGAAAACGTGTACGCCCGATCAATCCTCTTTACACCTTTTGCACACCATGCTTTTCGCCGACTTGATGAGAGGCTTGGCTGGCTTCCTTTCGGAGCTCAATACTATGCTACGGGGACGGTGGTATAG
- a CDS encoding glycosyltransferase family 2 protein, whose product MSSPMRKTLISVVIPVYNEEDNIEASYEAVLREFNAYDDIDVEIIFTDNHSVDKSFSILSDIAKRDRRVKVLRFTRNFGFNKSILAGYRHASGDAAIQIDCDLEDPPSLFHEFIRLWRDGHDVVVGIRAQRKESRAKALVRRSFYALLNNLSDVKHEVNSGDFRLIDRTVLDQLKIIQDPHPFVRGLVSELSINPASVSFSRNSRQFGESKFPLRQLIRLALEGVYAHSTAPLKLATYAGLIIALLMALLTGCYIIARLLAPGEWPAGFATTTILILFGISLNALFLGIIGEYIARIYQQVRMRPYVVIEKALNIEASGGVYNEKI is encoded by the coding sequence ATGTCCAGCCCAATGCGGAAAACACTAATATCTGTTGTCATTCCTGTCTATAACGAAGAAGACAATATTGAAGCGTCATACGAGGCTGTTTTGCGGGAATTTAATGCCTATGATGATATTGACGTAGAAATCATATTCACTGATAACCATAGCGTCGATAAGAGTTTCTCAATTCTTTCCGATATCGCAAAACGCGACAGACGCGTGAAAGTGCTACGATTTACCAGGAATTTCGGGTTCAATAAGTCCATCCTGGCTGGCTATAGACACGCTTCTGGAGACGCGGCCATCCAGATTGACTGCGACCTGGAGGATCCTCCGTCACTTTTTCATGAGTTTATCCGGTTGTGGAGAGATGGGCATGATGTCGTGGTTGGTATACGTGCGCAACGGAAGGAAAGTCGCGCAAAGGCTTTAGTGCGGCGATCCTTCTATGCACTGCTTAACAATTTGTCAGACGTTAAGCATGAGGTGAATAGCGGGGATTTTCGTCTCATAGACCGAACGGTTCTTGATCAGCTGAAAATTATCCAAGACCCCCATCCCTTTGTTCGTGGACTGGTTTCGGAGCTATCGATTAATCCGGCGTCCGTTTCGTTTTCCCGTAATAGCCGTCAGTTTGGCGAGAGCAAGTTTCCCCTCCGTCAATTGATTCGCTTGGCATTGGAGGGGGTTTATGCGCATTCCACAGCACCCCTGAAGTTGGCAACCTATGCGGGCCTGATCATTGCGCTTTTGATGGCCCTGTTAACAGGATGCTATATCATAGCCAGACTTCTGGCACCCGGCGAATGGCCTGCGGGCTTTGCAACGACCACAATTCTAATTTTGTTTGGCATCAGTCTGAATGCACTGTTTCTTGGGATCATTGGCGAATACATCGCTCGTATCTATCAGCAGGTTCGGATGCGGCCCTATGTGGTGATTGAAAAAGCACTTAACATCGAAGCCTCTGGCGGTGTGTACAACGAAAAAATTTAA
- a CDS encoding DUF6044 family protein yields the protein MFEARPMPFVADRKLMQGGRKEPRLTILHAGAICLIVAYLWPYWINGQAAFLLVHDQLDSLFVSYKILAESGMLFAHPDALVPGIGGELPRAVYPSPFFVVPWMFKLFGPFHGFVVNQLLIRFIAYWGMYRLLTKHLLTDEGSRIPVVFASVAFACLPYNSLFGLGVAGQPLYFSSLLAIRKRQEGAMDWAVCALFPAYSILALGGLFAIAVGGLIWCVDLISRRPGASRLFKALALTLAAALIVDYQMLMIVLGFADGFKSHRIEISLPSPDFWSATAAAWDNFKCGQYHVPSLQDHFILPAILGILGLVVWGKEGFPRSPMGRLSVLQMLAFTCFLVSLFVLLAFDGRMSALNKGEMVILLALSLLATCLGANNANRATAVLLWSLLAALVISLWYGYWPMLWPQVSAGAPQLPYMNLSRFHYLHPLLWYIAMAAVLTVMWTRWHIVGKGIAVVLIVLQAVELGERTEDLQARTAGDPSYQEYFSSQLFDEVSRRIGQDKITYSVVSLGLHPSIAAYNGFRTLDGYTGNYPLRYKHAFRNIIAGELDRDPAYRSYFDDWGSRFYIFSSELGKTDAAFMLTKDRVERLGVRVTDLRFNTSAFVSMGGRYVISAVRIENATNLDLVLVSTFENPASPWRIFLYRATSTLS from the coding sequence ATGTTTGAAGCACGGCCCATGCCCTTTGTGGCGGATCGCAAATTGATGCAAGGAGGGCGTAAGGAGCCGCGGCTGACCATCCTGCATGCGGGCGCTATCTGTTTGATTGTGGCATACCTGTGGCCGTATTGGATCAATGGACAGGCCGCTTTTCTTCTGGTGCACGATCAGCTCGACAGTCTTTTTGTGAGCTACAAGATCCTGGCCGAAAGCGGTATGCTGTTTGCACATCCCGATGCACTTGTTCCCGGGATAGGTGGCGAGCTGCCTCGCGCCGTTTACCCCTCGCCCTTTTTTGTGGTGCCGTGGATGTTCAAGTTGTTCGGCCCCTTCCACGGTTTCGTTGTGAACCAGCTGCTTATCCGGTTCATCGCTTACTGGGGGATGTACAGGCTGCTGACCAAGCACCTGCTTACTGATGAGGGCAGTCGAATCCCGGTCGTTTTTGCCTCCGTGGCCTTTGCCTGCCTTCCCTACAACAGCCTCTTCGGCTTGGGGGTTGCCGGCCAGCCACTGTACTTCAGCAGTCTGCTGGCCATCCGGAAGCGGCAGGAGGGCGCTATGGACTGGGCTGTATGTGCTCTGTTTCCTGCCTATTCCATCCTGGCGCTCGGAGGATTGTTTGCTATAGCCGTGGGCGGCTTGATTTGGTGTGTCGACCTGATTTCCCGTAGACCGGGCGCCAGCCGGCTTTTCAAAGCATTGGCGCTTACTCTTGCCGCAGCCCTGATTGTTGACTATCAAATGTTAATGATCGTCCTTGGGTTTGCTGACGGATTCAAGTCCCATCGTATTGAAATATCCCTTCCCTCTCCGGACTTCTGGTCGGCGACGGCCGCTGCCTGGGATAATTTCAAGTGTGGACAGTATCATGTTCCTTCGCTGCAAGATCATTTTATCTTGCCGGCAATATTGGGCATTCTGGGGCTTGTGGTGTGGGGGAAAGAGGGATTCCCAAGAAGCCCGATGGGGCGGCTCTCAGTGTTGCAGATGTTGGCGTTTACCTGTTTCCTTGTTTCGCTCTTCGTGTTGCTAGCGTTCGATGGTCGAATGTCCGCCCTCAATAAAGGAGAAATGGTCATTCTGCTGGCTTTGTCACTGTTGGCTACTTGTTTGGGTGCTAATAACGCCAATCGCGCGACAGCGGTTCTGCTCTGGAGCCTGCTTGCGGCGTTGGTGATCTCCCTGTGGTATGGCTACTGGCCCATGTTGTGGCCACAAGTGTCCGCCGGCGCGCCGCAGCTGCCATATATGAACCTGTCGCGGTTCCACTATCTGCATCCTTTGTTGTGGTATATAGCCATGGCGGCCGTTTTAACCGTTATGTGGACACGTTGGCATATCGTGGGAAAAGGCATCGCGGTCGTCCTGATCGTTTTGCAGGCGGTGGAATTGGGCGAGCGGACTGAGGATCTGCAAGCGCGGACTGCGGGTGATCCGTCATATCAGGAGTATTTTTCCTCTCAACTTTTCGATGAGGTATCTCGGCGCATCGGGCAGGACAAAATTACATACAGTGTGGTGTCCTTGGGGCTTCATCCAAGCATCGCCGCATATAATGGCTTCCGCACTTTAGATGGCTACACGGGCAACTACCCTTTGCGCTACAAGCATGCCTTCCGAAACATCATTGCGGGAGAACTGGATAGGGATCCGGCATACCGTAGTTATTTCGACGACTGGGGCAGCCGCTTTTATATTTTCTCAAGTGAGTTGGGGAAGACAGATGCGGCCTTCATGCTGACTAAAGATCGTGTCGAGCGTCTAGGAGTGCGCGTTACTGACCTGCGCTTTAATACCTCGGCCTTCGTGTCCATGGGGGGACGCTATGTTATCTCCGCCGTGAGGATTGAGAATGCCACCAATTTGGATTTGGTTTTGGTCTCTACCTTTGAGAATCCGGCCTCTCCTTGGCGAATATTTCTTTATAGAGCAACTTCTACGCTGTCTTGA
- the rfbG gene encoding CDP-glucose 4,6-dehydratase: MENMVMHRAQPPVLNLRGLRVLVTGHTGFKGAWLCEWLLQGGASVSGLALPPEGPLSLFDALRLEERLARHIICDIRNPGGVAQAVRETEPEVIFHLAAQALVRRSYQQPLMTWETNVSGTLNLLEAARGLGRPVTVIVVTTDKVYKNREWEFAYREEDELGGHDPYSASKAACELAVDSWRSSFGAADGVTVVTARAGNVIGGGDYSEDRIVPDCFRAWSKGRPVELRNPKSTRPWQHVLEPLSGYMALAAHVRDGSPVIKACNFGPGSDGDHSVETLVTMMAARQPGRAWTVTTAAQPHEARALSLSIDRAKHILGWSPRLTFEETVAWTDAGYTTGLGNLPDLVRQQIADFVNKEF; the protein is encoded by the coding sequence ATGGAAAATATGGTGATGCATCGCGCCCAGCCCCCAGTCCTGAACCTTCGGGGTCTTCGTGTCCTGGTGACGGGGCACACTGGATTCAAGGGGGCGTGGCTCTGCGAGTGGCTGCTTCAGGGTGGAGCCTCCGTGTCTGGCTTGGCGCTTCCTCCCGAAGGCCCGCTTTCCTTGTTTGACGCGCTTCGGTTAGAGGAGCGGCTGGCTCGCCATATTATTTGTGATATCCGGAATCCTGGCGGCGTGGCGCAAGCCGTGCGCGAAACTGAGCCTGAAGTCATATTCCATCTTGCGGCCCAAGCGCTGGTGCGACGAAGTTATCAGCAACCTTTGATGACTTGGGAGACCAATGTGAGCGGAACCCTGAACCTTCTGGAAGCAGCCCGAGGGCTCGGACGCCCTGTCACGGTGATCGTCGTGACTACGGATAAAGTTTACAAGAATCGTGAGTGGGAATTTGCTTACCGCGAGGAGGACGAACTGGGCGGCCATGATCCGTACAGCGCGTCCAAGGCCGCGTGTGAACTGGCCGTGGATTCATGGCGCTCATCCTTCGGTGCTGCTGACGGTGTTACCGTAGTAACGGCACGGGCCGGTAATGTAATCGGTGGCGGTGATTACAGCGAGGACCGTATCGTTCCCGATTGTTTCCGCGCGTGGAGCAAAGGTCGGCCGGTGGAACTTCGCAATCCGAAATCAACTCGTCCTTGGCAGCATGTTTTGGAGCCGTTATCCGGCTACATGGCACTGGCCGCGCATGTTCGCGATGGATCTCCGGTAATCAAAGCCTGCAACTTTGGTCCGGGAAGTGACGGAGATCACAGCGTGGAAACTTTGGTCACCATGATGGCTGCGCGGCAGCCGGGCCGCGCGTGGACAGTGACTACTGCGGCACAGCCCCATGAGGCTCGCGCCCTTTCTCTGTCCATTGACCGGGCAAAACACATTCTGGGGTGGTCTCCAAGGCTGACATTCGAGGAAACGGTAGCTTGGACAGATGCCGGTTATACCACGGGGCTGGGCAATCTCCCTGATCTTGTCCGGCAACAGATCGCAGATTTTGTGAACAAAGAATTTTAA
- the rfbF gene encoding glucose-1-phosphate cytidylyltransferase — translation MKVVILCGGKGTRLREETEYRPKPMVPVGNHPILWHIMKIYAAHGHKEFILCLGYKGEVIKDWFRNLNWMTSDVRMTLGDSGKVHFYDTMEERDWTVTLADTGQETMTGGRIKRIEKYLDGDEEFLLTYGDGLGSVDITASIEYHRLHNRVLTLTGVRPPGRWGELKVTDGHVTNFFEKPQTSSGMVNGGFFVANRKLFTYLNDDPMLVFEQNPLNTLAREGELGCYAHDGFWQPMDTYQEFMLLNKMWNEGRAEWKIW, via the coding sequence ATGAAAGTTGTAATTCTGTGTGGTGGAAAGGGGACGCGTTTAAGGGAAGAGACGGAGTATCGTCCTAAGCCAATGGTTCCGGTAGGAAATCACCCTATTCTTTGGCACATCATGAAGATTTATGCGGCTCATGGGCACAAGGAGTTCATTTTATGCCTGGGATATAAAGGGGAGGTCATCAAGGACTGGTTTAGAAACCTCAACTGGATGACATCCGATGTCCGCATGACCCTTGGAGATTCCGGCAAGGTTCATTTTTATGACACCATGGAAGAGCGCGACTGGACTGTTACCCTGGCCGACACCGGCCAAGAAACCATGACCGGCGGGCGTATCAAGCGTATTGAAAAATATCTCGACGGTGATGAGGAATTTTTGCTGACTTATGGGGATGGATTAGGCTCGGTTGATATTACGGCATCCATCGAGTACCACCGCCTGCATAATCGGGTCCTCACTCTTACTGGTGTCCGCCCTCCAGGGCGTTGGGGTGAACTCAAGGTAACCGATGGGCATGTCACCAACTTTTTTGAGAAACCTCAGACTTCGAGCGGGATGGTTAACGGGGGCTTTTTCGTCGCCAACCGCAAGCTCTTCACTTATCTTAACGATGATCCAATGCTCGTTTTTGAGCAGAATCCCCTTAATACATTAGCGCGTGAAGGGGAGTTGGGGTGCTACGCACATGACGGCTTTTGGCAACCCATGGATACTTATCAGGAGTTTATGCTACTGAACAAGATGTGGAATGAGGGCAGGGCTGAATGGAAAATATGGTGA
- a CDS encoding glycosyltransferase family 2 protein, with amino-acid sequence MTEIKTFSRIPLLTIAIPTWNRQEYLRQNLRQLKAEIDTVGHHLVEVLVSDNCSTDATPDVVREAQEDGLPVRYVRNAENLGWALNFAQCVDLANGKYLLLFGDDDVLCNGTLSLLLEQLAAGDYGVICLRPYGYDKDYRLENPGGEGRIRRFDDAGRFLVSISQYFTLTSALVINRTMLSNVDSRQFIHTNLATFHLVLRAALAAKSNLYIEKFLVASKRQNSFSYEYYKVFVNEFWSIIDQHVQYGLSKEALRSLETWRLLTYYPFYMLDLRTSGRGDLEGTDLALNARFHDRLLFKYWVRPILRLPRPLAIMWGTLAMTLGRLARGDLRRGMSFIRDRLRRLLQRS; translated from the coding sequence ATGACCGAAATAAAGACGTTCAGCCGCATCCCCCTACTAACGATCGCAATCCCCACTTGGAACCGCCAAGAGTATCTGCGGCAGAACCTTCGGCAGCTGAAGGCGGAAATTGACACCGTCGGTCACCATTTGGTCGAGGTCCTTGTCTCGGATAATTGCAGCACGGATGCGACCCCGGACGTTGTTCGTGAAGCACAGGAGGACGGTCTGCCTGTCCGGTATGTGCGCAATGCGGAGAATCTGGGTTGGGCACTGAACTTTGCGCAGTGCGTCGATCTCGCTAACGGAAAGTACCTGCTGCTATTCGGGGATGACGATGTGCTGTGCAACGGAACACTTAGCCTGCTTCTGGAACAGTTGGCCGCGGGCGACTATGGAGTGATTTGTCTTCGACCTTACGGGTATGACAAGGATTACAGGCTTGAGAACCCTGGTGGGGAGGGGCGGATACGCCGGTTCGACGACGCTGGCAGGTTCTTGGTTTCCATTAGCCAGTATTTCACTCTGACATCTGCCTTGGTAATCAACCGCACCATGCTAAGCAATGTAGATAGCAGGCAGTTCATTCATACCAATTTGGCAACCTTCCATTTGGTCTTACGGGCTGCGCTGGCCGCTAAGAGTAACTTGTATATTGAAAAGTTTCTCGTTGCCAGCAAGCGCCAAAATTCATTCTCCTACGAATATTACAAGGTATTTGTAAATGAATTCTGGTCGATCATCGATCAGCACGTTCAATACGGTCTTAGCAAAGAAGCGCTTCGGTCCTTGGAGACATGGCGGCTTCTCACTTATTATCCTTTTTATATGCTGGATTTGCGGACATCGGGACGCGGTGATCTGGAGGGGACTGATCTGGCCCTGAATGCCCGTTTTCATGATCGCCTGTTATTTAAGTACTGGGTTCGCCCGATTCTCCGCTTGCCAAGGCCGCTGGCCATCATGTGGGGGACTTTGGCTATGACCTTGGGGCGATTGGCCAGGGGGGACCTAAGGCGGGGCATGAGTTTTATTCGTGATAGGTTGAGGCGATTGCTGCAGAGGTCGTAG
- a CDS encoding lipopolysaccharide biosynthesis protein translates to MKNRRLDLKAGALTTERRQIFFWTVLFTGANIGVKGALVLVVMLLASVLSPAAYADFGMLYALQGAMATFAVMGLTEVTAGRLKTHSSGRRRQFLFRQMSGLFWVMASLSLILVAPIIAMVVLKRDLLGPAIFAILLGASISYGVLQASFHRIEERHAASLLSSAGIPLGGVIGLVVGGWWSQDLGTIFGLGFLGAGLALVALFLAGKIYVGQVRNFLRVRRDIVVLAPFLAMGIFGWLSGYGMNFIIDLRFEPSYVASFTFLFTVASIGQMIANSLNMVWAPRFYRMFNEGHLDQAEPQNRYFFSILAVVLGVAGALAVGLLPWVTGFIGGNLNYYGNYRLEFALLIVGYIVCIPWWHGQNYYLVAGFGRELMRLALWSGGVGLVVWVICMIALGPIGIFLGFPLQMVIKSITMWMAGSRHWTIRPPWTILALASAMTFAAVFLPLPA, encoded by the coding sequence TTGAAAAATCGGCGGCTTGATTTGAAAGCAGGGGCTCTCACAACGGAAAGACGGCAGATTTTTTTCTGGACCGTGTTGTTTACAGGGGCGAATATTGGAGTCAAAGGCGCCCTTGTTCTCGTCGTCATGTTGCTGGCGTCGGTGCTGTCGCCAGCTGCCTATGCTGATTTTGGGATGCTTTACGCTTTGCAGGGCGCTATGGCCACGTTTGCGGTGATGGGACTGACAGAGGTTACCGCTGGACGTCTGAAGACTCACAGCTCTGGTCGTCGTCGGCAATTTCTGTTTCGACAGATGTCTGGTCTCTTTTGGGTGATGGCATCGTTATCCCTGATTCTGGTAGCGCCGATTATTGCTATGGTCGTTCTGAAGAGGGATTTGCTGGGCCCGGCTATTTTTGCGATATTGCTTGGCGCGTCGATTAGTTACGGAGTTCTGCAAGCCAGTTTCCATCGCATTGAGGAGCGTCATGCAGCTTCGCTGCTATCGAGTGCCGGCATTCCTCTAGGTGGCGTCATCGGGTTGGTGGTTGGTGGTTGGTGGTCTCAAGACTTGGGTACGATTTTTGGCCTTGGCTTTCTGGGTGCAGGCCTTGCTCTCGTGGCTCTGTTTTTGGCGGGGAAGATCTACGTTGGCCAAGTTCGTAACTTTTTGCGCGTACGGCGCGACATTGTTGTTCTCGCCCCGTTTTTGGCCATGGGAATTTTCGGCTGGCTCAGCGGATACGGCATGAATTTCATTATCGATCTGCGGTTCGAGCCCAGTTATGTTGCATCCTTTACCTTCCTGTTTACGGTCGCGTCCATCGGCCAGATGATTGCCAATTCTTTAAACATGGTATGGGCGCCACGTTTCTACCGGATGTTCAACGAGGGTCACTTGGATCAAGCTGAGCCACAGAATCGATATTTTTTTTCCATTCTTGCCGTTGTACTTGGCGTAGCCGGTGCTCTTGCTGTCGGCCTGCTGCCCTGGGTTACTGGATTCATTGGCGGGAATTTAAATTATTACGGAAATTACCGCCTCGAATTTGCTTTATTGATAGTGGGATATATTGTCTGTATTCCTTGGTGGCACGGCCAAAATTACTACCTCGTGGCTGGATTCGGGCGTGAGTTGATGCGTCTTGCATTATGGTCAGGAGGCGTGGGGCTGGTGGTTTGGGTAATCTGCATGATTGCTCTTGGGCCAATCGGGATTTTCCTGGGGTTCCCCCTCCAAATGGTGATTAAGTCCATTACAATGTGGATGGCAGGAAGTCGGCATTGGACAATCAGGCCGCCATGGACGATATTGGCGCTTGCTTCTGCAATGACATTCGCTGCAGTGTTTTTGCCCCTTCCCGCATGA
- a CDS encoding class I SAM-dependent methyltransferase, translating into MHSVHLKQFYEDDALRFWDPRDGMRGRDLTIYPLLEGLSGSVLEYGAGSGSLLLSLALEQRFTSLTGVDISEGALKNIADAWNDMSQTRGVANGKLTLTTPVNDTLPMVQDNSVDLILSLDTIEHVLNPYIVLDEFYRIGSRDSTFVISVPNYGYIKYVVQLLLGKQPLTGSGRPVDEWRKEGWDGWHLHTFTRQSLDILLRDCGWQPVLWTGYGDKGKQFGLDILRQRFPAVWSGALTVVCKRKP; encoded by the coding sequence ATGCATTCAGTGCACTTGAAACAATTCTATGAAGATGACGCGTTACGCTTTTGGGATCCCCGGGACGGGATGCGGGGGCGTGACCTGACTATTTATCCACTATTAGAGGGTCTGTCGGGTTCGGTTCTCGAATATGGTGCTGGATCGGGCTCCCTGTTGTTGTCGTTGGCACTGGAGCAACGATTTACTTCCTTAACCGGAGTCGACATCAGTGAGGGTGCACTGAAGAATATCGCGGACGCCTGGAATGACATGAGTCAGACGCGTGGCGTCGCCAACGGCAAATTAACCCTGACTACTCCGGTCAACGATACCCTTCCCATGGTTCAGGACAATTCGGTGGACCTGATTCTGTCGCTCGACACCATCGAACATGTCCTGAACCCATATATCGTTCTGGATGAGTTTTACCGCATTGGCTCGCGCGATTCTACCTTTGTGATCAGCGTGCCAAATTATGGGTACATTAAATACGTAGTTCAGCTTTTGCTGGGGAAACAACCGCTTACCGGGTCTGGAAGGCCGGTCGACGAATGGCGTAAGGAGGGCTGGGATGGCTGGCATCTTCATACTTTCACCCGGCAGTCGCTTGATATCCTCTTGCGTGATTGCGGTTGGCAACCCGTTCTTTGGACTGGATACGGAGACAAAGGAAAGCAGTTCGGTTTGGATATCCTGCGCCAGCGGTTTCCTGCTGTCTGGTCAGGAGCGCTTACCGTCGTTTGTAAACGCAAGCCGTGA